CCTACGGCTCCAGGGACTCCGTTCCACCGAAGGGGGTGGTTTCGAAAGGGTTGAAAGATGACACAGAGATGAAAACAAAACCGGCAGGCACAGTGATTTCTAATTGTCACTGAAGTGAAGAATAATTGTCATTGAACATCCCATTCTGGTTCCGACCATCTTGGGATCGTTGGTAACCTCCTGAGCATAGCCGCCGACCTCGATTGCACCGGGTTGCAGTGTCATCAGGTCATTGTGGCCAACGGCGAGGACGTCGGCGGCTTGCTCGTCGATGGAGGACGCGACAGACATCAGATGCCAGGCTTGTTGCTGTAGCGAATCGTGTTGGTCGCGGCGATCGATCCGCCTACGGAGTAGTGGTCTAGCCGCAAGTAACCCAACCCGCCCACATTGAGATTTGTCACTGCTGCGCGACCCGGAGTAGTGGACGTATCGAACGTGATAACGAACGTGTTCGTTGTGAAGTTGGATCCATCCACCGAGGTTCCGAACCGTGCGACAATGTTTGTCGCAGAGCTCAACCATTGGATCGTGACGTTGCTCTGATTGCCGACATACAAGACCTGGTTTGTCACCGGCCCACCCGAACCGCCTGCCACGTTCTGAACGGTCAACATCTTCGCGTCATACGCATTCGCCGTCAGCGCCATCGCACTCACGGCCAGAATGCCCGGCATTGATTTCAATTTCTTCACTTCTTGCCTTTCTTTTTGTTTGGGGTTTCAGGGCCGGAGTTTTCCGGTTGAGATTGCTTTTCCTTGGCTTCCTTGGCCTGAGCTTCGGCATCAGCCTTCGCTTTAGCTTCCGCTTCTTCGGCGGACTTCACGCGCGCTTCGGCTTGTGCCACGGTGATAAAACGAAGCGTTTTCTTCGCGGGAACTTCTTCGAGCAACGATACGCTTTCGAACTCGTTATTGGTCCGGCTCCGGGCGAGTGTTTTGAACTTATCGATCTGAACGGTCGGCTTCACGTCGCGGCCGCAGATGAGTTCGTCTTTGCCGGTCTTTCGACTTCTACCGATGAGAATAAATGAGCGCATTGGAAAGAAGCCGGGTGTTTGGCTGTCCACCCGGCACAGGGGGTTAACCGTTGGTGATGCGCTTCGCGGCAGCGGCTTCTCCGGCATTGAAGCCGTAGTTCACCTCCACGATTTCGCGCTCCTCATCCTGGTCAGCATCGCCCCAATAGCGATATTCGAACGCGACGCCGGTGGTTGGATCGACAACAACATCGTAGCTGACCAACTGCCGACGAACGCCAGGCCCGGGCGCAATGGGTGATGTGGCGACCAGAGCAGCAGATGGCAGGACCGCCAAGCCAACGAGGTTCTCAGAGTTGTTCGGGAACCGTGGGCTGTGATAGATATCGAAACGATCGACCCGGCCCGTCGAGCCTTCACGCAGCGTCGATTCACTTCCGGACTTGTCGGCGTTCTTCAGGGATGGATCCTTTTTCAGGTTCGTGTGATAGCTCGTCAGCAAGACCAACGACCGACTTGTGTCCGGCCAGTCTGAATCGTCACAGCTTCCGCCGATGTCGATTACATCATCGGAGTCGAAAGCGTCGGCCTGCTCCAGCTTCACTGTTGCGCCGTAGGTCGCGAGCGTGAACACGCCGAGAACGTCCAGCCAGACATCCAGCGCCAACTGCTCTGCCTTAAGCTCCATCAACCGCATCGTGTTGAAGTAAGGCTGGCGAGAAAGCAGGTGACTGTAGAAGTTGAACGGCTGGTATTTACGTTTGTTGATCGTCACGTCCTTGTCGAGCGTGCTGGTGCTGGTGTCGAACTGGTATCCTGTCCCATCGGAGAAGTCCTTGCTCGTCGTGGTAAACAACGGGTAGTAGGGCACCGCGATCTTGTTGGTTCCCTCGAGCGGGACATTGTTGAATCGCGTGCTGAAGATGCTCAGCGGAAGAATCCGGCGCTTGAAGGCGCGCATTCCGTCCGAAAGGATGACATTGCGCTGCAGGTCCGAGCTGATGGTGTTTGCGGCGAGTGCTTCCCTGATCTTGTTGCGGTTTTTCGTGATCATTGCGTTGATCGCGACCGCATTCTTCTGCATCGCTTTGACATCCGGATCATTGCCGGCGAGCAGTGAAAGGATCGGCTTCCGCATCTGCGCCAATCCAGCTTCGATGTCCTTCACGCTGGCGCTTTCCTCTGAGATTTCGATCGCGACAGGTTCTGCTGGCTCCGGACGGACGGGGTTCTGCCCGAGCGCCGCGAGAACCGCGCTGTCCTTCACTTCTCCAGACTCAGACAAAATCGCTGGAAGGGCCTTTTCCGCCTGCGCCTGGGTGATTTTGTTTGCAGCCACAAGCGCAGCCAGTTGCTTGTCAGCTTCGGCGCGCTTATTCACCTTCGCCATCTCAGCGTTGATTCCCTTCTGAATCTCGGCAGTGATGTCGATTGTGGTAGCCGGAGCTGCCGCGGCAGGTGCCGCCGGAGCCGAGGCCTGAGGTTTGCCTTTTCCGATCATCGTGACCAACTGCTCGTCGGTCAGGCTGTCGTTCGTTTCAACGCCCCACGATTTCAGCAGGGCGAGCATTTGGTTTCGGTTCATAACTATGTCTGTTTTTTTGTTTGCCCCGCCTTTAGGGGCGGAATTCGGATCAGCCGCAGCGGCAGGCAGGTGTTTGGTTTGTCCAGCGGCAGCAAGAATGAGAGAACGGCACGCGAGCGGGATGCGCTTGAAGGCCTTAGCCTCCATGCCGGAAAAATCGAGAGCGTCGAGAGCCGCAGATTCGTCGTTGACCTCGTCAGCGAGCCCCCACTCAACAGCCTCTTCGCCCGTCAGCCAGGTTTCCTCCTTCATCGCAGAGCGGATCTGCTTGTCGGTTCGCTTGGTGCGCTCGGTGTAGGCTGCGACAAGAACGTCGCCATGCTTTTCGAGCATGTCCGCCGACTTGTTGATCAGCTCGGCATACTTGCGCATGTCATCCGCGTCGCCAGAGCACCCCTCAACCCAGCTCCACGGATTGTGAATCATCCAAAGGGCAGACTTCGGAGAGATGACCTTTGCGGCCGCGAGAGGGAAATAGGAGGCGATCGAAAGCGCATAGCCGTCGATTCTGCAGGTGACGTCGCCTTTTCGCCGGGAGATGGCGTTGAAAATGGCGAGTCCTTCGTTGACCGATCCTCCCTGGCTGTTGATTCCGACGTTAACCCTTGTTCCCACGGGGACTTTATTGAGAGCATCCGTGAAGTCCTTTCCGGTAATACCGTCGTCCGACCAAAACGAGCGCCCAATTGGCCCGTGGATCAGAATCTCAGCGTCCTTGTCATCTGTCGCCGCGTTGAAAACGACCGAATACTTTCCGGCTGAAGATTTCACTCCGGCGGCATCGGCAAAAATGGGAAAATTCGTCTTCATGCGGGCTGCAAATCCTCCTGGCGCTGCTTTTCGGTCTCTGCGGCCATCTGCGCCTTCATCGACTCAGCGATTGCGCGACGAATGCGATCAGGCGTAAGCCCGTATTTCTTGGCCGTGATGTCGATGACCTGCTCTTCGCGTCCGCGCTGGTCGATTTGCTTCCGCCAGCTCTGGTTGCGCGGCAGATAGATGTCCTTCAGCGTCGTCGCACCTGATTCCAGCTCGGCAATCATCGCCGCGGAGTTCCGGCCGACGTCCACGTTCGGCGCGCGCGGCGGCAAAACTTCGATTCGGGTCCAGTCGAACGGTGCATCGGCAACGCGCACGTCGGAGAATCGTGCGGTGCCCATCGCGAACAGGTAAACTTCGAACGAAGCGCGAGCGAACGTCGCGAAACGCGAACGGAAATAGTTCGTTGCAAGATCGAGCTCGGAACGCGCAACTGTGCCTTGCAGTGACCACGGGAAAACCAGAAGCTTCGAGACTCCTACGCCGGCGCAAATCAGCGAGGCCATGTAATCCCACAGCCACTGTGTTGCCGCCGACGGGCTTTCGTTCTTCAACTGCAAAATCTTCTCGCCAGATTTGACGGCAACACTCTTCGGACCGAGCACGCGCTTGATGAACTCGTAACGCTGGCTGTCGATGGAATCGGTCGGCGCCGTTTGTGTCGGAAGAAATCTGTTTTGCCGAGCCTGCTGCGGACTGAAAGAGCCCGTCGCGTTTTCCCAGATGTTCGTGATCTGCGCGTTGTCCTTCGCCTTCTGCATTTCGAACATGCAGAGGTCGTTCCAGTCGTGCAGGAGATTCATCACCGGCGTCAGCTTCGGAAGCCCTCGGTATTGATTTGGTGCCGATGGCTCGAAGAGGTGAATCACCTCATTCGCCGTGCGTTCGGTGAATCTCTCATCGTCGAAACCTTCCTGAATGAAGTAGCTTATCGGCCGGCCGCGCTTGTCGATGCGCACACCGTCAATGATCGTGCTGCCTTCCTGGTCGTAAAGGTCGGGAGGCGTTGCAACGCGATGGGCCGAGATGCCTTGCAGCCGAGGACGTCCGCGTTCACCGGTCTTCAGGAGGAAAAATTCGCCATCGAAGAACTCGCGCCAGCACGCGGTTGTCATCAATCCGCCGTATCCGAACTTCGAATTGAGATCGGCGACTTGTGACCACTCGTCGAGCCAGTCGGACGCGCGAAGGTTCCAATCCTCGTCAGAACTCTCAGGCGAAACTGTCGGACCAAAGGCACCGACAGTGAATTCGGTGTAAACCTCCGCGATGCGGTTCGCCAGGGCATCGTTCTTCTCGAACCATCGAGACTTACGAACCAGCTCCATGCGCGTGCATTGATCCGCGTCGATGTGCGCGTCTTGAACGAACCCGGGAAGGAACGTTCGGCGAGGATTGTAACGGAGACCGGCTTCGTATCGCGCGAAGGTCCACATCGCGCGCATGAAACCGAAAGCTTTCGAGAGCGGGTTCATCGGTAGCACCCCGCTTCGCTGTAATCGTGTTGGATCTCCGTGATCTCGATCAGGTGATCCATCATCCAGACAAACAGGTTCGCGTCGGTCGCCGCGGTAGGAGTTCCGGCGGTGTCTGAGCCGTTCAGCTCTGTTGCCGCTGGATCGAGGCTTTCGGAAACGCAGTATTCGAGAAACCGCTTCGATGAATCGTAGAGGTCAACAAGTTCACGCCACGCAGCGCGAACGTCTTCAGGGGATGGAGCGTGGGCTCCTGGTTTAGCGAACTTCGTAGTCCGCCCGTTCATCGACACGAGCTCGATCGCGCCACCGGCCACAGCTTTGCGAGCCGTGGTTTCGTTTGCGCGGAGTTGAGTGCGAAGATCTGGGGAAGTTGAGTTCGCGACTTTCGCCGCGTCCCAGGCATCCTCCAGAAAACTGCGCTTCAAACTCGTGCTTATCGCCACACATACACTCTGCTTTGCAAGTGGGATGTTTGCCTACTGACACGTTTGTGTCATGACACGTTCGTGTCATGGTACTCACAGCCTCTTCCAGCGAAGCACGGCGCGAATTCTCGACGTCACTCCTAGCCTCGAAAATATTGTTCGAAAGTGGTTTCCGATGGTCTCTTCCGAGATGCCTAAAGTAGATGCGATTTCCTTGTCGGTTTTGCCTACAGAAACAAGGGTCATAATCTGTCCCTGGCGCTTAGACAGGCGAGGCTTTTTGTATGGCATTTGGTTCGAGTGGTTCGGGATTTAACCCGGCATCAATCCCGATGAGGCCGGCCATTTCCATCAACATCGCGATGTAACATTCGCAGACGAAAAGATCGTTTCGCTCTTTGAGTTGCACCCAGGCGCGCTCGAGTCTGCCGGTCCTTGTTCCGCTGTTCGCGGAGTTCTTCGGCCTCCAAGTGCTTTCGATAATCGTCGCTGACATCTCCGGGTGTCTCGAACGTCACCACTCCGGCGCCGCCTGATGACAACCACGCGAATCGATCTCGGATGGTGGGCTTGGAATAAAACCAGAACAGCGGCTCGCGATCGTCTCGGACGTGTTCACCGTTCCGGAGAACGTATTCAAACTTCGGCTGCGCGTTGAGCATTCCGTGCAGCGGCTTCTCGACGCTGAAGACTTTTTTGGAGTTGTCCGGATGCGGATAGAACACTGCGCCACCGCCTTTGATCGCGTTGAAGCCATGCTGCAAACAGAACTTGTAGACGTGCGTGGTGTCGTCGCCGGAATCCACCGCGACGCATTTCGGGTCGACGTTGTGCCGCTTCATCACGTCAGCCGCTTGCTCATCAGTCTCCAGTTTTCCTTCCCACACGAGCAGTGAGTGAATGTGTCCGGTCTGCTGATCCAGTGCGACGTCGCGAATAACTCCCCACCAGTGCGGCAACTCGCCGCGGAGCAATACGCCTTGCTGGCGATCGAGTGCTCCGAAACGCACGAGCCGATTCGGCAGTCCGTCGCGATCTTTATTTCGTTCGCTGAGAACAATCTTCTGGAAGAACGGTCGATCTTCGTCGCTCGCAAACCTGCACTCGCGTTCGCGCAGATACTTTTTCCACGGCTCAAGGTTGTTGTATTTCATCGCCTTGATCGCGGCATGCTTCTGCATGATCAAGTCGAGCCACGAGATGTAATCGATACTGACTGCCTCCAGCGTGTAACTCGCGATTCCCGCTGCGGCACCAGCGTTGCGTGGATTCCCGTAACGGCCGCTGAGGCTCAACTGTCGCCGTGTGAGCTTGTCGAGATCGTGCACGGTGTAACCACAAGGGAGTTGATGCCTGACCGTCGCTTGCAACCCGGCGTAATCGTAATCGTTTTCGCCGCGTCGATACTTGTCGCTGTCGTAACGCAGCCCGCCGAGGTGCGGCTCCTTGTCACTCCACTCGGTTCGCATCGTGTGATACAATCCGCAGCCCGGGCATTTCACTTCCCAGTGTTGCTGTGTGCCCTGTTCGAATTTCTGATGAAGCTCGGATTCTTTGCGACCGGCATTGCTGATGACCAAAATCGAGTGATCCCAAAATGCGGTCGTGCGTCCGAAGGCCTGATCGAGTCGCCCTGGCAACCAGCCTTCCTCATCGTGGCATTCCTCGTTGATCTGATACTTGATCGAATCCGATGCGACGTTGCGGTTGGTGAGAACGCCCTGCATCGTGAAGTTCGCGTGCGGGAACAGCACCTGGCCTTTGATCGCTTTGAACCGCTCCGCCGGCCAGCGCACCATCACCGGATCGCACGCGCGCAGGATCCGTTCGACTCGTTTGTTCCATCGCGCATCCGCCTGCTCATCGTTCTGCCAGTTGTATTGCACGTCGCCCGAACTCTTGGTTGCGAGCACGTAGCAGAGCCGCACTTCACCGACGACTGATCCACCCGATTGAATCGGCTTGACGAAGACCGTCTTGCGACGTTCTGGAAGGTCGGTGCTGTCGAGTGGTTCCTTGATCCAAGGCGTGATGTCTGGATCAAACGTCTTGGACATCGCGGATCCCGGCAGCTTCACGAACTGCTTTCCCCATTCGCAAATCGATCGAACCGACTTCCCTGGAATCGATCGGATGAACTGCTGAAGAACCCAGTTGAGTGGTGATGGGTTTGTCATTTGATTTTAGTCGCCCAGTGCGGACAGACGAGCTTGTGGTTTTGCCAATCCTCAAGGGCGTGCCTCAAAGCCGACCAGCGAGCAATAGGGGACCACCACTTGTTGGCCCTGGCAAAGTTGCGCTTGTGATTGAACAAGCAATGTTCCCGAGAGCAATTGATCATTTCGGCATCTCCGGTTTTTCCAGCGTGATGAGTTGCGGTTGAAGCGGGCCGTTGAACGTCAGCACCTGGTGCCAGAGCTTGCCCGTGAACAGTAGCTTGATGCGTCCGATCATCGTCAGCTTCCAGCAGCAGATGATCTTGCCCTCGGGGTCATTGCGGAACCGATACGCGGGAAGTGGTCGATACTCCGGTTGATCTTTCGCGATGACTACCGTCTGCTCTGGAAACTCAGTGAGCGTGAGGTGCTCTCGTTCGGTCGGCAACGCGATGATTCGTTTGTTGCGAAAACGGTTGCAGTGGTAGAGCCCCGGTTCGAGAAACCGCTTCCGGGTCGCGAACCAAAACGGTCCGATCAGGTGTCGCATCATTGCTTCAGTTTTCATTGGTGGTTCCTTCCGTCAGTTTTTGGAGTTGTGACCCGAGCGATTCCTTAAGCTTTTCAATTTCGCTGCGGGACAAAATTTGCAGCTTCACTTCGTCCATCCCTTTGCCGCGGGCCGGGAGTTCGGAAACGAACACGCGGTCGAGCTCGCTGAACAACGTCGACTGCGCTTTCGCGATTCCGTCGGCTACCGATCCGCGGTCGATGACTCGCTTCTCTTTCTCCGCGAGCTCAACGCGCTTGAGCAGCACGTCCAGCTTCTTGCTCTCCTCACCCCAGTTCACCGTTGAGTCGGTCATCATCGTGGTGAACAGCCAGGGCAGGAACTCAGTGAAGTAAACCCGGCCGTGTTTGAACGCCGGACAGCCGAGAGACTTCGCCTGTTTCAGCACCGCGATCGGCACCGAAGCCATCGCTGAGCACTGAGTCAGCGTATCGAAGATTGGCCACTCAAATTCCTGCGAACGTGGACGTCCGGCGTTCTCGCGCAAACCGCCTCTGGGACGTTCGATGGCTTCAACTTTCTCGCGGTCTTTTCGAGTCGGAGAAACCGTCTTGGTGGCCTTGCCGGGTTTGATTCCGGGCTTTTTTGGAGTTTTGGTTCTCATGGATTCCTTAAGCGCCTAGCGGCCCCTGCATCCCGCCAAAAAGTGTAAGAGATTCCTTACAGGGGATTCCCCTAGGCAGCAGTTGCCGATTTCGAATAAACGGCGGCGTTTTTTGCTGACCTGCCCGAAACTCGTTGCAAGCCCGGATGAGTCGCCGCAGCAATGAGCCAACTGTGCAAATGCGCGAGGCGGATTGCACCGGTGTATTGCAAAAGATTCGTGTGCAAAATAAATCCCCCCTCCTTAGAGGGGGATTTTGCACACATCTTTTTGCACACCGTGCAAAGTCCGTGATTTGCACACCAGTT
This is a stretch of genomic DNA from Verrucomicrobiia bacterium. It encodes these proteins:
- a CDS encoding phage portal protein, with the protein product MNPLSKAFGFMRAMWTFARYEAGLRYNPRRTFLPGFVQDAHIDADQCTRMELVRKSRWFEKNDALANRIAEVYTEFTVGAFGPTVSPESSDEDWNLRASDWLDEWSQVADLNSKFGYGGLMTTACWREFFDGEFFLLKTGERGRPRLQGISAHRVATPPDLYDQEGSTIIDGVRIDKRGRPISYFIQEGFDDERFTERTANEVIHLFEPSAPNQYRGLPKLTPVMNLLHDWNDLCMFEMQKAKDNAQITNIWENATGSFSPQQARQNRFLPTQTAPTDSIDSQRYEFIKRVLGPKSVAVKSGEKILQLKNESPSAATQWLWDYMASLICAGVGVSKLLVFPWSLQGTVARSELDLATNYFRSRFATFARASFEVYLFAMGTARFSDVRVADAPFDWTRIEVLPPRAPNVDVGRNSAAMIAELESGATTLKDIYLPRNQSWRKQIDQRGREEQVIDITAKKYGLTPDRIRRAIAESMKAQMAAETEKQRQEDLQPA
- a CDS encoding phage terminase large subunit family protein, giving the protein MTNPSPLNWVLQQFIRSIPGKSVRSICEWGKQFVKLPGSAMSKTFDPDITPWIKEPLDSTDLPERRKTVFVKPIQSGGSVVGEVRLCYVLATKSSGDVQYNWQNDEQADARWNKRVERILRACDPVMVRWPAERFKAIKGQVLFPHANFTMQGVLTNRNVASDSIKYQINEECHDEEGWLPGRLDQAFGRTTAFWDHSILVISNAGRKESELHQKFEQGTQQHWEVKCPGCGLYHTMRTEWSDKEPHLGGLRYDSDKYRRGENDYDYAGLQATVRHQLPCGYTVHDLDKLTRRQLSLSGRYGNPRNAGAAAGIASYTLEAVSIDYISWLDLIMQKHAAIKAMKYNNLEPWKKYLRERECRFASDEDRPFFQKIVLSERNKDRDGLPNRLVRFGALDRQQGVLLRGELPHWWGVIRDVALDQQTGHIHSLLVWEGKLETDEQAADVMKRHNVDPKCVAVDSGDDTTHVYKFCLQHGFNAIKGGGAVFYPHPDNSKKVFSVEKPLHGMLNAQPKFEYVLRNGEHVRDDREPLFWFYSKPTIRDRFAWLSSGGAGVVTFETPGDVSDDYRKHLEAEELREQRNKDRQTRARLGATQRAKRSFRLRMLHRDVDGNGRPHRD
- a CDS encoding head maturation protease, ClpP-related, with product MKTNFPIFADAAGVKSSAGKYSVVFNAATDDKDAEILIHGPIGRSFWSDDGITGKDFTDALNKVPVGTRVNVGINSQGGSVNEGLAIFNAISRRKGDVTCRIDGYALSIASYFPLAAAKVISPKSALWMIHNPWSWVEGCSGDADDMRKYAELINKSADMLEKHGDVLVAAYTERTKRTDKQIRSAMKEETWLTGEEAVEWGLADEVNDESAALDALDFSGMEAKAFKRIPLACRSLILAAAGQTKHLPAAAADPNSAPKGGANKKTDIVMNRNQMLALLKSWGVETNDSLTDEQLVTMIGKGKPQASAPAAPAAAAPATTIDITAEIQKGINAEMAKVNKRAEADKQLAALVAANKITQAQAEKALPAILSESGEVKDSAVLAALGQNPVRPEPAEPVAIEISEESASVKDIEAGLAQMRKPILSLLAGNDPDVKAMQKNAVAINAMITKNRNKIREALAANTISSDLQRNVILSDGMRAFKRRILPLSIFSTRFNNVPLEGTNKIAVPYYPLFTTTSKDFSDGTGYQFDTSTSTLDKDVTINKRKYQPFNFYSHLLSRQPYFNTMRLMELKAEQLALDVWLDVLGVFTLATYGATVKLEQADAFDSDDVIDIGGSCDDSDWPDTSRSLVLLTSYHTNLKKDPSLKNADKSGSESTLREGSTGRVDRFDIYHSPRFPNNSENLVGLAVLPSAALVATSPIAPGPGVRRQLVSYDVVVDPTTGVAFEYRYWGDADQDEEREIVEVNYGFNAGEAAAAKRITNG